The following coding sequences are from one Streptomyces sp. V3I7 window:
- the lpdA gene encoding dihydrolipoyl dehydrogenase: MANDASTVFDLVILGGGSGGYAAALRGAQLGLDVALIEKDKVGGTCLHRGCIPTKALLHAGEIADQARESEQFGVKATFEGIDVPAVHKYKDDVVSGLYKGLQGLIASRKVTYIQGEGRLSSPTSVDVNGQRIQGRHILLATGSVPKSLPGLVIDGDRIISSDHALVLDRVPKSAIILGGGVIGVEFASAWKSFGADVTVIEGLKHLVPVEDENSSKLLERAFRKRGIKFNLGTFFEKAEYTQDGVKVTLADGKEFEAEVLLVAVGRGPVSQNLGYEEQGVAMDRGYVLVDEYMRTNVPTISAVGDLVPTLQLAHVGFAEGILVAERLAGLKTVPIDYDGVPKVTYCHPEVASVGITEAKAKEIYGADKVVALKYSLAGNGKSKILKTAGEIKLVQVKDGAVVGVHMVGDRMGEQVGEAQLIYNWEALPAEVAQLIHAHPTQNEALGEAHLALAGKPLHAHD, from the coding sequence GTGGCGAACGACGCCAGCACCGTTTTCGACCTAGTGATCCTCGGCGGCGGTAGCGGCGGTTACGCCGCGGCCCTGCGCGGGGCACAGCTGGGCCTGGACGTCGCCCTGATCGAGAAGGACAAGGTCGGCGGCACCTGCCTGCACCGGGGTTGCATCCCCACCAAGGCCCTGCTGCACGCGGGCGAGATCGCCGACCAGGCCCGCGAGAGCGAGCAGTTCGGCGTCAAGGCCACCTTCGAGGGCATCGACGTACCCGCCGTCCACAAGTACAAGGACGACGTCGTCTCGGGCCTGTACAAGGGCCTGCAGGGACTCATCGCCTCCCGCAAGGTGACGTACATCCAGGGTGAGGGCCGGCTCTCCTCCCCCACCTCCGTGGACGTCAACGGCCAGCGCATCCAGGGCCGTCACATCCTCCTCGCGACCGGCTCCGTGCCGAAGTCGCTGCCGGGCCTGGTGATCGACGGCGACCGCATCATCTCCTCCGACCACGCCCTCGTCCTGGACCGCGTGCCCAAGTCCGCGATCATCCTCGGCGGCGGTGTCATCGGCGTCGAGTTCGCCTCGGCGTGGAAGTCCTTCGGCGCGGACGTCACGGTCATCGAGGGCCTCAAGCACCTCGTCCCGGTCGAGGACGAGAACAGCTCCAAGCTCCTCGAGCGTGCCTTCCGCAAGCGCGGCATCAAGTTCAACCTCGGCACGTTCTTCGAGAAGGCCGAGTACACGCAGGACGGCGTCAAGGTCACCCTCGCCGACGGCAAGGAGTTCGAGGCCGAGGTCCTCCTCGTCGCCGTCGGCCGCGGCCCGGTCTCGCAGAACCTCGGTTACGAGGAGCAGGGCGTCGCGATGGACCGCGGCTACGTCCTCGTGGACGAGTACATGCGGACCAACGTCCCCACCATCTCCGCCGTCGGCGACCTGGTCCCGACGCTCCAGCTCGCGCACGTCGGCTTCGCCGAGGGCATCCTGGTGGCGGAGCGCCTGGCCGGTCTGAAGACCGTTCCGATCGACTACGACGGTGTGCCGAAGGTGACGTACTGCCACCCCGAGGTCGCCTCCGTGGGCATCACCGAGGCCAAGGCCAAGGAGATCTACGGCGCGGACAAGGTCGTCGCTCTCAAGTACAGCCTGGCGGGCAACGGCAAGAGCAAGATCCTCAAGACCGCGGGCGAGATCAAGCTCGTCCAGGTCAAGGACGGTGCCGTGGTCGGCGTCCACATGGTCGGCGACCGCATGGGCGAGCAGGTCGGCGAGGCCCAGCTGATCTACAACTGGGAGGCGCTGCCGGCCGAGGTCGCCCAGCTCATCCACGCCCACCCGACGCAGAACGAGGCGCTCGGCGAGGCCCACCTGGCCCTGGCCGGCAAGCCGCTGCACGCGCACGACTGA
- the sucB gene encoding 2-oxoglutarate dehydrogenase, E2 component, dihydrolipoamide succinyltransferase: MPVSVTLPALGESVTEGTVTRWLKAEGERVEADEPLLEVSTDKVDTEIPSPAAGVLASIKVAEDETVEVGAELAVIDDGTGAPAAAPAPAAAEAPAPVAEPTPAPAAEAPAAQAPAPAAAAPAGGAEGTDVVLPALGESVTEGTVTRWLKSVGDSVEADEPLLEVSTDKVDTEIPAPTAGVLLEIVVGEDETAEVGAKLAVIGAAGAAPAAAPAPAAAAPAPAAPAPAAAAPAPAAPAPAAPAQAPAPAAPAPAAAAPAPAAPAAPAAPAQAPAPAPAPAAPAPAATPAAPAAPVAAQATDEGAYVTPLVRKLAAESGVDLSTVKGTGVGGRIRKQDVVAAAEAAKAAAAAPAPAAAAPAAKKAPALEVSPLRGQTVKMTRIRKVIGDNMVKALQEQAQLSSVVEVDVTRLMKLRAKAKDSFAAREGVKLSPMPFFVKAAAQALKAHPVINAKINEAEGTITYFDTENVGIAVDSEKGLMTPVIKHAGDLNIAGIAKATAELAGKVRANKITPDELSGATFTISNTGSRGALFDTIIVPPGQVAILGIGATVKRPAVLETEEGTVIAVRDMTYLTLSYDHRLVDGADAARYLTAVKEILEAGEFEVELGL; this comes from the coding sequence ATGCCGGTTTCCGTAACCCTTCCGGCGCTCGGTGAGAGCGTCACCGAGGGCACAGTCACCCGCTGGCTGAAGGCCGAGGGCGAGCGCGTCGAGGCCGACGAGCCGCTGCTCGAGGTCTCGACCGACAAGGTCGACACCGAGATCCCCTCGCCCGCCGCAGGCGTGCTGGCCTCCATCAAGGTCGCCGAGGACGAGACCGTCGAGGTCGGCGCCGAGCTGGCCGTGATCGACGACGGCACGGGCGCCCCCGCTGCCGCCCCGGCCCCCGCCGCTGCCGAGGCCCCGGCCCCGGTGGCCGAGCCCACCCCGGCCCCGGCCGCCGAGGCCCCCGCTGCCCAGGCTCCGGCCCCCGCCGCCGCGGCCCCGGCCGGTGGCGCCGAGGGCACGGACGTGGTCCTGCCCGCGCTCGGTGAGTCCGTCACCGAGGGCACCGTCACCCGCTGGCTGAAGTCGGTCGGCGACAGCGTCGAGGCCGACGAGCCGCTGCTCGAGGTCTCCACGGACAAGGTCGACACCGAGATCCCGGCGCCCACCGCGGGTGTGCTGCTGGAGATCGTGGTCGGCGAGGACGAGACCGCCGAGGTCGGCGCCAAGCTCGCCGTCATCGGTGCCGCGGGCGCCGCCCCGGCCGCGGCCCCGGCCCCGGCCGCCGCTGCCCCCGCGCCCGCTGCCCCAGCCCCCGCCGCCGCAGCCCCGGCTCCGGCCGCCCCGGCTCCGGCCGCCCCGGCCCAGGCTCCGGCGCCCGCCGCTCCGGCTCCCGCCGCCGCTGCCCCGGCCCCGGCCGCCCCCGCGGCCCCGGCTGCCCCGGCCCAGGCTCCGGCTCCGGCTCCGGCTCCGGCCGCCCCGGCTCCCGCCGCAACCCCCGCCGCCCCCGCGGCCCCGGTCGCCGCCCAGGCGACGGACGAGGGCGCCTACGTCACCCCGCTGGTGCGCAAGCTCGCCGCCGAGAGCGGTGTGGACCTGTCCACCGTCAAGGGCACCGGCGTCGGCGGCCGCATCCGCAAGCAGGACGTCGTCGCCGCCGCCGAGGCCGCGAAGGCCGCCGCCGCTGCCCCGGCTCCGGCCGCCGCCGCGCCGGCCGCCAAGAAGGCCCCGGCGCTGGAGGTCTCCCCGCTGCGCGGCCAGACCGTCAAGATGACCCGCATCCGCAAGGTCATCGGCGACAACATGGTCAAGGCGCTGCAGGAGCAGGCCCAGCTGTCGTCGGTCGTCGAGGTCGACGTCACGCGTCTGATGAAGCTGCGCGCCAAGGCGAAGGACTCCTTCGCGGCCCGCGAGGGCGTCAAGCTCTCCCCGATGCCGTTCTTCGTCAAGGCCGCCGCGCAGGCGCTGAAGGCCCACCCGGTCATCAACGCCAAGATCAACGAGGCCGAGGGGACCATCACCTACTTCGACACCGAGAACGTCGGTATCGCGGTGGACTCCGAGAAGGGCCTGATGACCCCGGTCATCAAGCACGCCGGTGACCTCAACATCGCCGGTATCGCCAAGGCCACGGCGGAGCTGGCGGGCAAGGTCCGCGCCAACAAGATCACTCCGGACGAGCTGTCCGGCGCGACCTTCACCATCTCCAACACCGGTTCGCGCGGTGCCCTGTTCGACACGATCATCGTGCCGCCGGGCCAGGTCGCGATCCTCGGCATCGGCGCCACGGTCAAGCGCCCGGCCGTCCTGGAGACGGAGGAGGGCACGGTCATCGCCGTCCGCGACATGACCTACCTGACCCTCTCCTACGACCACCGCCTGGTCGACGGCGCCGACGCGGCCCGTTACCTGACGGCGGTCAAGGAGATCCTGGAGGCGGGCGAGTTCGAGGTCGAGCTGGGCCTCTGA
- a CDS encoding GntR family transcriptional regulator, with amino-acid sequence MTAPVVHSLREQIREHIVEGIVSGRWQPGERIVERRIATELEVSQTPVREALRELESLRLIESAPNKGVRVRNLTAADLEESYPVRAGLEAIAAELAAARLAEDCSALEPHVTALYDADRNADGTAQVRHTVGFHRELVRAAGNSVLLHTWEGLGIEVFTALSIRWLGTVQQSYAEEHEELVQAFRRRDPRIADLVKSHVLGCAPRA; translated from the coding sequence ATGACCGCCCCCGTCGTCCACTCGCTGCGCGAACAGATCCGCGAGCACATCGTGGAGGGGATCGTCAGCGGCCGCTGGCAGCCGGGCGAGCGGATCGTGGAGCGGCGGATCGCGACCGAGCTGGAGGTCAGCCAGACCCCCGTACGCGAGGCGCTGCGCGAGCTGGAGTCGCTGCGGCTGATCGAGTCGGCGCCCAACAAGGGCGTGCGCGTACGCAATCTCACCGCGGCCGACCTGGAGGAGAGCTACCCGGTCCGGGCGGGCCTGGAGGCCATCGCGGCGGAGCTGGCGGCCGCACGGCTGGCGGAGGACTGCTCGGCCCTGGAGCCGCACGTCACGGCCCTCTACGACGCCGACCGCAACGCCGACGGCACGGCCCAGGTGCGCCATACGGTCGGTTTCCACCGGGAGTTGGTGCGCGCGGCCGGCAACTCCGTGCTGCTGCACACCTGGGAGGGGCTGGGCATCGAGGTGTTCACCGCCCTGTCGATCCGCTGGCTGGGGACCGTGCAGCAGTCGTACGCGGAGGAGCACGAGGAACTGGTGCAGGCCTTCCGCCGCCGGGACCCGAGGATCGCGGACCTGGTCAAGTCTCACGTCCTGGGCTGCGCCCCGCGCGCGTAA
- the aceE gene encoding pyruvate dehydrogenase (acetyl-transferring), homodimeric type, translated as MTDPNAIQPSALDQLPDRDPEETAEWQASLDAVAREAGPHRAAYLMRRTLERAEAGGVALPKLLETDYVNTIPTAAEPEVPGDEEMERRITAWNRWNAAAMVTRASKLGVGGHIATFASAAWLYETGFNHFFKGKEADGSGDQLYIQGHASPGIYARAFLDGRLSEHHLDNFRQEAAGGGLPSYPHPRRLPWLWEFPTVSMGLGPLSAIYQARFNRYLTNRGIKDVSASHVWAFLGDGEMDEPESTAALALASREGLDNLTFVINCNLQRLDGPVRANFKIVQELEAQFRGAGWNVVKTLWGTAWDELFALDTTGALVRRLREVPDAQVQTYQTRDAAYIRQDFFGKDPALVEMAKLLSDDKILECFHLSRGGHEARKVYAAYKAAVEHKGVPTVILAQTVKGHTLGDGFASKNANHQMKKLSVEEFKQMRDLLELPISDEQFVDGVVPYGRPGADSPEVRYLQERRAALGGPAPARRVHPVAPLPAPADKAFASFDKGSGSQNVATTMAFVRLVKDLVRDKETGRRWVPIVPDEARTFGMESLFPSLGIYSPKGQTYEPVDRDQLMYYKEAQNGQILNEGITEAGSMADFIAASSSYATHGEAMIPFYIFYSMFGWQRTADQMWQLGDQLGRGFLVGATAGRTTLTGEGLQHADGHSPVIAATNPAALSYDPAFAYEIAVIVKDGLRRMYGEAAPGEDPNVFYYLTVYNEPLPQPAKPAGLGIDEGIVKGLYRFNTAESAGLTPASPKLSTSLEQGGTPTAPRIQLLGSGTAIHWALDAQKLLAEDWGVAADVWSATSWTELRRDALEADAALLRGEERVPYVRQALHGAEGPVLAVSDYMRQVPDQIAQWVEQDWSSLGADGFGLSDTRAAARRHFGVDAESIVVAALAQLAKRGEVQVTAVKEAREKYGL; from the coding sequence ATGACCGACCCCAACGCCATCCAGCCGAGCGCGCTGGACCAGCTCCCGGACCGCGACCCGGAGGAGACCGCCGAATGGCAGGCCTCGCTGGACGCCGTCGCGCGGGAGGCCGGTCCGCACCGTGCCGCGTACCTGATGCGCCGCACGCTGGAGCGCGCCGAGGCGGGCGGCGTGGCGCTGCCGAAGCTCCTCGAGACCGACTACGTCAACACCATCCCGACCGCCGCCGAGCCCGAGGTGCCCGGTGACGAGGAGATGGAACGCCGGATCACCGCCTGGAACCGCTGGAACGCGGCCGCGATGGTCACCCGCGCCTCGAAGCTCGGCGTCGGCGGCCACATCGCCACCTTCGCCTCGGCGGCCTGGCTGTACGAGACGGGCTTCAACCACTTCTTCAAGGGCAAGGAGGCCGACGGTTCGGGCGACCAGCTCTACATCCAGGGCCACGCCTCCCCCGGCATCTACGCCCGCGCCTTCCTCGACGGCCGCCTCAGCGAGCACCACCTGGACAACTTCCGCCAGGAGGCGGCCGGTGGCGGTCTGCCGTCGTACCCGCACCCGCGGCGGCTGCCCTGGCTGTGGGAGTTCCCGACCGTCTCCATGGGCCTCGGCCCGCTGTCGGCGATTTACCAGGCGCGCTTCAACCGCTACCTCACCAACCGCGGCATCAAGGATGTCTCGGCGTCCCACGTCTGGGCGTTCCTCGGCGACGGCGAGATGGACGAGCCCGAGTCGACGGCCGCGCTCGCGCTGGCGAGCCGCGAGGGCCTGGACAACCTGACCTTCGTCATCAACTGCAACCTGCAGCGCCTCGACGGCCCGGTCCGCGCCAACTTCAAGATCGTGCAGGAGCTGGAGGCCCAGTTCCGCGGCGCCGGCTGGAACGTCGTCAAGACGCTGTGGGGCACCGCCTGGGACGAGCTGTTCGCCCTGGACACCACCGGCGCGCTCGTCCGCCGGCTGCGCGAGGTGCCGGACGCGCAGGTGCAGACGTACCAGACGCGCGACGCCGCCTACATCCGCCAGGACTTCTTCGGCAAGGACCCGGCGCTCGTCGAGATGGCGAAGCTGCTGAGCGACGACAAGATCCTCGAGTGCTTCCACCTCTCGCGCGGCGGTCACGAGGCCCGCAAGGTCTACGCGGCGTACAAGGCGGCCGTCGAGCACAAGGGCGTGCCGACCGTGATCCTGGCCCAGACGGTCAAGGGCCACACCCTCGGCGACGGCTTCGCGTCGAAGAACGCCAACCACCAGATGAAGAAGCTGTCGGTGGAGGAGTTCAAGCAGATGCGTGACCTGCTCGAACTCCCCATCTCCGACGAGCAGTTCGTCGACGGCGTGGTGCCTTACGGCCGCCCGGGCGCGGACTCCCCCGAGGTCCGCTACCTCCAGGAGCGCCGCGCGGCCCTCGGCGGTCCGGCCCCGGCCCGCCGTGTCCACCCGGTCGCGCCGCTCCCCGCTCCCGCCGACAAGGCGTTCGCCTCCTTCGACAAGGGCTCCGGCTCGCAGAACGTCGCCACCACCATGGCGTTCGTCCGTCTGGTCAAAGACCTGGTCCGCGACAAGGAGACGGGCAGGCGCTGGGTGCCGATCGTCCCGGACGAGGCGCGCACCTTCGGCATGGAGTCGCTGTTCCCCTCGCTCGGCATCTACTCGCCCAAGGGCCAGACGTACGAGCCGGTCGACCGCGACCAGTTGATGTACTACAAGGAGGCCCAGAACGGCCAGATCCTCAACGAGGGGATCACCGAGGCCGGTTCGATGGCCGACTTCATCGCCGCTTCGTCGTCGTACGCGACGCACGGCGAGGCGATGATCCCGTTCTACATCTTCTACTCGATGTTCGGCTGGCAGCGCACGGCCGACCAGATGTGGCAGCTCGGCGACCAGCTCGGCCGCGGCTTCCTCGTCGGCGCCACGGCGGGTCGTACGACGCTGACCGGTGAGGGTCTGCAGCACGCCGACGGCCACTCGCCCGTGATCGCCGCGACCAACCCGGCCGCGCTGTCGTACGACCCGGCGTTCGCGTACGAGATCGCCGTGATCGTCAAGGACGGTCTGCGCCGCATGTACGGCGAGGCGGCCCCGGGCGAGGACCCGAACGTCTTCTACTACCTGACGGTCTACAACGAGCCGCTGCCGCAGCCCGCCAAGCCGGCCGGCCTCGGCATCGACGAGGGCATCGTCAAGGGCCTGTACCGCTTCAACACGGCGGAGTCGGCGGGCCTCACGCCTGCTTCCCCCAAGCTCTCGACTTCGCTCGAGCAGGGAGGTACCCCCACCGCCCCGCGGATCCAGCTCCTCGGCTCGGGTACGGCGATCCACTGGGCGCTGGACGCGCAGAAGCTGCTCGCCGAGGACTGGGGTGTGGCGGCCGACGTGTGGTCGGCGACGTCCTGGACCGAGCTGCGCCGCGACGCGCTGGAGGCGGACGCCGCCCTGTTGCGCGGCGAGGAGCGGGTGCCGTACGTCCGCCAGGCGCTGCACGGCGCCGAGGGCCCGGTGCTGGCCGTCTCCGACTACATGCGCCAGGTCCCCGACCAGATCGCGCAGTGGGTGGAGCAGGACTGGTCCTCGCTGGGCGCCGACGGCTTCGGTCTGTCGGACACCCGTGCGGCCGCCCGCCGCCACTTCGGCGTCGACGCCGAGTCGATCGTCGTCGCGGCCCTGGCCCAGCTCGCCAAGCGCGGCGAGGTGCAGGTGACCGCGGTGAAGGAAGCGCGGGAGAAGTACGGCCTGTAG
- a CDS encoding YafY family protein, with the protein MRAARLIKMVLLLQSRPVMTAAELARELEVSERTVTRDAQALSEAGVPVYADRGRAGGYRLIGGYRTRLTGLARGEAEALFLSGVPAALREMGLEDVAGAARLKVSAALLPSLRDAPHTAAQRFHLDAPAWFREPDPPALLPAIAEAVWDDRCVVARYRRGEAEVERTLEPYGLVLKAGAWYLCARVPDADAFRTYRLDRFTAVKPSGLRFTRDEAFDLPGFWANQAERFARSILRAEVVVRLSPEGVRRLPYAVDPLAAREALREAAEPDPDGWLRAIVPVESEEVAHTQLTALGPEAEVLAPESLRKRFTQDAERLARLYAR; encoded by the coding sequence ATGCGCGCCGCCCGCCTCATCAAGATGGTGCTCCTGCTCCAGTCCCGCCCGGTCATGACCGCGGCCGAGCTCGCCCGTGAGCTGGAGGTCTCGGAGCGGACGGTCACGCGGGACGCGCAGGCGCTCTCGGAGGCGGGCGTGCCGGTGTACGCGGACCGGGGGCGGGCCGGGGGCTACCGCCTGATCGGCGGCTACCGGACGCGGCTGACGGGGCTGGCCCGCGGCGAGGCCGAGGCGCTGTTCCTGAGCGGGGTGCCGGCGGCGCTCAGGGAGATGGGCCTGGAGGACGTGGCGGGTGCGGCCCGGCTGAAGGTGTCGGCGGCCCTGCTTCCCTCCCTGCGGGACGCTCCGCACACGGCGGCGCAGCGGTTCCATCTGGACGCGCCGGCCTGGTTCCGCGAGCCGGACCCGCCCGCGCTGCTGCCCGCGATCGCCGAGGCGGTGTGGGACGACCGGTGCGTCGTCGCCCGCTACCGGCGCGGCGAGGCCGAGGTGGAGCGGACGCTGGAGCCGTACGGACTGGTGCTGAAGGCGGGCGCCTGGTACCTGTGCGCGCGGGTCCCGGACGCGGACGCCTTCCGGACCTACCGCCTCGACCGCTTCACCGCCGTCAAGCCCTCCGGGCTCCGGTTCACCCGCGACGAGGCCTTCGACCTGCCCGGCTTCTGGGCGAACCAGGCGGAGCGGTTCGCCCGCTCGATCCTGCGCGCCGAGGTCGTCGTACGCCTCTCCCCGGAGGGCGTGCGCCGACTCCCGTACGCCGTCGACCCCCTGGCCGCGCGCGAGGCCCTGCGCGAAGCCGCCGAGCCGGACCCCGACGGCTGGCTGAGAGCGATCGTCCCGGTGGAGTCGGAGGAGGTGGCCCACACCCAGCTCACGGCCCTGGGCCCGGAAGCGGAGGTCCTGGCCCCGGAGTCCCTGCGCAAACGCTTCACGCAGGACGCGGAGCGGCTGGCGCGGCTGTACGCCCGCTGA
- a CDS encoding DUF4240 domain-containing protein — translation MDEMEFWELVDVTRAGAEGDPEDQADLLVERLVQLDPESVLDFARHFEARYNRAYHWDLWGAAWVLLDGASDDAFDFFRCWLIGQGREVFEGAVHDPDSLADLLGDFDEEIDGDGEDLGYAADEAYEQLTGAVAPDLGIASAPAEPEGDPVDFENDRVLAERYPRLWDRFRE, via the coding sequence ATGGACGAGATGGAGTTCTGGGAGCTGGTGGATGTCACCCGGGCCGGTGCCGAGGGCGATCCGGAGGACCAGGCCGACCTGCTCGTGGAGCGGCTTGTGCAGTTGGACCCGGAGTCGGTCCTGGACTTCGCCCGTCATTTCGAGGCCCGTTACAACCGTGCGTACCACTGGGACCTGTGGGGTGCCGCCTGGGTGCTGCTCGACGGGGCGAGCGACGACGCGTTCGACTTCTTCCGCTGCTGGCTGATCGGCCAGGGACGGGAGGTCTTCGAGGGCGCGGTGCACGACCCGGACTCGCTGGCCGACCTCCTGGGCGACTTCGACGAGGAGATCGACGGCGACGGCGAGGATCTGGGCTACGCGGCGGACGAGGCGTACGAGCAGCTCACCGGTGCCGTCGCCCCCGACCTGGGCATCGCGTCGGCGCCCGCGGAGCCGGAGGGCGACCCGGTCGACTTCGAGAACGACCGAGTGCTCGCGGAGCGTTATCCCCGGCTGTGGGACCGGTTCAGGGAGTGA
- a CDS encoding peptidoglycan recognition protein has protein sequence MCALRRRVRVPRLMLLLGCLSVLAAVLALAVWPGGGAVGLVAQDRPAARPGGPVAPHHAPRPPIVPRSVWLDGTAAHTQPPPRYDDKVVAVFVHHTDSPGDYACADAPRIIRHLYAGQTGARSWDDIGYNFLVDRCGTIYEGRAGGVDRAVTGAHTQGFNHRTAGIAAIGTFTDGVPVPRAMTEAIAAVAAWKLGLAGIDPRGRTRLVSSNGLSRYPAGVPAGLPVLSGHDAGYRTSCPGAALTARLPEIRTSAARLQGRPVPPAGRRPGWQNLRPEAH, from the coding sequence ATGTGTGCCCTCCGACGCCGCGTGCGCGTACCCCGCCTCATGCTGCTGCTCGGCTGCCTGTCCGTCCTCGCCGCCGTCCTCGCGCTCGCGGTGTGGCCGGGCGGCGGCGCCGTGGGCCTCGTCGCGCAGGACCGGCCCGCCGCCCGGCCCGGAGGTCCCGTCGCGCCGCACCACGCGCCCAGGCCGCCCATCGTGCCGCGCTCGGTCTGGCTGGACGGCACGGCGGCGCACACCCAGCCGCCGCCGCGCTACGACGACAAGGTCGTCGCCGTCTTCGTCCACCACACCGATTCGCCGGGCGACTACGCCTGCGCCGACGCGCCCCGCATCATCCGCCACCTGTACGCCGGCCAGACCGGCGCCCGCAGCTGGGACGACATCGGCTACAACTTCCTCGTCGACCGCTGCGGCACCATCTACGAGGGCCGCGCGGGCGGCGTCGACCGCGCCGTCACCGGCGCCCACACCCAGGGCTTCAACCACCGCACCGCGGGCATCGCCGCGATCGGCACCTTCACGGACGGCGTGCCCGTGCCGCGCGCCATGACCGAGGCGATCGCCGCCGTCGCCGCCTGGAAGCTGGGCCTGGCCGGCATCGACCCGCGCGGACGGACCCGCCTCGTCTCCAGCAACGGGCTCAGCCGCTACCCGGCCGGCGTCCCGGCCGGCCTCCCGGTCCTCTCCGGCCACGACGCCGGGTACCGGACGAGCTGCCCCGGCGCGGCGCTGACCGCCCGGCTCCCGGAGATCAGGACGTCGGCGGCGCGGCTGCAGGGCCGGCCGGTGCCACCGGCCGGCCGACGGCCCGGCTGGCAGAACCTGCGGCCCGAGGCCCACTGA
- a CDS encoding MarP family serine protease, which produces MDVLDVLLALVMLLYAASGYRRGLVAGCVSLAGFVGGAVVGVWILPWVMGHVARGTTLATVLAVLTVLVPAAVGHELAAQLALRVRLELDRGPLRVADGIGGAAANAVAVLIVAWVAASVLGASSTPVVTTAIRDSALLRTVQNTMPDTTPTWFSRATSALTEAGFPQVFNPFESESAARVARPSGDSVTADAARAARLSTVKVEGAVGTEGREGSGFVYAAQHVMTNAHVVAGIDHPSVRIGGVGEPRTARVVLFDRYRDVAVLYVPGLRAPVLHFDGVASRGDSAVVAGYPRNGALNLQAATVASRVRARGQDIYGEATVTREIYSIRSTVRPGNSGGPLLTTDGQVYGMVFARSVSDAETGYVLTADEVASDAGRAANATAPVDTGELLTS; this is translated from the coding sequence GTGGACGTACTCGACGTGCTGCTCGCCCTGGTGATGCTCCTCTACGCGGCGTCCGGCTACCGGCGCGGACTGGTGGCCGGCTGTGTCTCGCTGGCCGGGTTCGTGGGCGGCGCGGTCGTCGGGGTGTGGATCCTGCCGTGGGTGATGGGCCACGTCGCGCGCGGGACGACCCTGGCGACGGTGCTCGCGGTGCTGACGGTGCTGGTCCCGGCGGCGGTGGGGCACGAGCTGGCGGCGCAGTTGGCGCTGCGGGTGCGGCTGGAGCTGGACCGGGGGCCGCTCAGAGTGGCCGACGGCATAGGCGGCGCGGCGGCCAACGCGGTCGCCGTGCTGATCGTGGCCTGGGTGGCGGCGAGCGTGCTGGGCGCCTCGTCGACGCCGGTGGTGACGACGGCGATCCGGGACTCGGCGCTGCTGCGCACGGTGCAGAACACCATGCCGGACACCACTCCCACGTGGTTCTCCCGTGCCACGTCCGCGCTGACCGAGGCGGGCTTCCCGCAGGTCTTCAACCCGTTCGAGAGCGAGTCGGCCGCCCGGGTCGCGCGACCGTCCGGGGACAGCGTCACGGCCGACGCCGCGCGCGCGGCGCGGCTGAGCACGGTGAAGGTCGAGGGCGCCGTGGGCACGGAGGGCCGCGAGGGCAGCGGGTTCGTGTACGCGGCGCAGCACGTGATGACCAACGCACACGTGGTGGCGGGCATCGACCACCCGAGCGTGCGGATCGGCGGGGTCGGTGAGCCGCGCACGGCGCGGGTGGTGCTCTTCGACCGGTACCGGGACGTGGCGGTGCTCTACGTGCCCGGGCTGAGGGCACCCGTGCTGCACTTCGACGGCGTGGCCTCGCGCGGCGACTCGGCGGTGGTCGCGGGCTATCCGCGCAACGGCGCCCTGAACCTCCAGGCCGCGACGGTGGCGAGCCGGGTGCGGGCCCGGGGCCAGGACATCTACGGCGAGGCGACGGTCACCCGTGAGATCTACTCGATCCGTTCGACGGTGCGCCCCGGCAACTCCGGCGGCCCGCTGCTGACCACCGACGGCCAGGTGTACGGCATGGTGTTCGCCCGTTCCGTGTCCGACGCGGAGACGGGGTACGTCCTGACGGCGGACGAGGTGGCCTCCGACGCCGGGCGCGCGGCGAACGCGACGGCGCCGGTGGACACCGGGGAGCTGCTCACGTCGTAG
- a CDS encoding GNAT family N-acetyltransferase: MPEPYIRAALSEDEEALALLDRLTWSPLHAVQPEPTPPYPPFFDERHLPDDYLVAELDGRAVGYVRLVPATPLASNAHVRQIQGIAVADEARGRGVGRALVRAAVAEAGRRGARRVTLRVLGHNAPARRLYESEGFAVEGVLPEEFLLDGAYVDDVIMGRRV; the protein is encoded by the coding sequence ATGCCGGAACCGTACATACGCGCCGCCCTGTCCGAGGACGAGGAGGCACTCGCCCTTCTCGACCGTCTCACCTGGTCGCCCCTGCACGCGGTCCAGCCCGAGCCGACGCCGCCGTACCCGCCGTTCTTCGACGAGCGCCACCTCCCCGACGACTATCTGGTCGCCGAGCTCGACGGACGCGCCGTCGGCTACGTCCGCCTCGTCCCCGCGACCCCGCTCGCCTCGAACGCGCACGTCCGGCAGATCCAGGGCATCGCCGTCGCCGACGAGGCGCGCGGCCGGGGCGTCGGACGGGCGCTGGTGCGCGCCGCCGTCGCGGAGGCGGGCCGGCGCGGCGCCCGGCGCGTCACCCTGCGCGTGCTCGGGCACAACGCCCCCGCGCGCAGGCTCTACGAGTCCGAGGGGTTCGCCGTGGAGGGCGTGCTGCCGGAGGAGTTCCTGCTCGACGGCGCGTACGTCGACGACGTGATCATGGGGCGCCGCGTGTGA